The following are from one region of the Gossypium hirsutum isolate 1008001.06 chromosome D03, Gossypium_hirsutum_v2.1, whole genome shotgun sequence genome:
- the LOC107909383 gene encoding transcription repressor OFP7 yields the protein MAKRFKFKIPRVFASFKSCRSKDPSNLPSNPVPSFCRLSSVNNHPITRHLPPPPPPSSKLPHHSSFKRHVTSAFSSIGCGLRSRSSVKYLSETDRSESPPPQPTLEFHWEKEDGWHVIAKAYNNNETPRRNKVYDAEIDDDSFPPPLPPLPPPPPPNTVKKKRRYKKKKTTPKFRVSTSSAESILFSSESFEEEDETETLVSTDSSSEMMFAANLEAIHETRQTRQKKKKPKKVKPKRYALRFSSSEESESPARLSSFLQRMVPCTVEGKVRDSFAVVKKSEDPFEDFKKSMMDMILEKQMFDEKDLEQLLHCFLSLNSRDHHGAIVEAFSEIWEALFSRRSTSFRVSCGLN from the coding sequence atggcgAAACGATTCAAGTTCAAGATACCGCGAGTCTTCGCTTCGTTCAAATCTTGCCGTTCAAAAGACCCTTCTAATCTCCCATCAAATCCTGTCCCTTCATTTTGTAGACTTTCTTCagtcaacaaccaccctatcactCGCCAtttaccaccaccaccaccaccttcgTCAAAGTTGCCTCATCACTCCTCATTCAAACGTCACGTTACCTCCGCGTTTTCTTCAATCGGATGCGGTCTCCGGTCAAGATCGTCGGTAAAGTACTTGTCTGAAACCGACCGCAGTGAATCGCCGCCGCCGCAGCCGACGTTGGAGTTTCACTGGGAGAAAGAAGATGGATGGCATGTTATAGCCAAAGCTTATAATAATAACGAAACCCCACGACGCAACAAAGTCTACGATGCCGAAATCGACGACGATTCATTCCCACCACCACTACCTCCGCTTCCGCCGCCGCCGCCTCCCAACACGGTGAAGAAAAAAAGACGTTACAAAAAGAAGAAAACGACGCCGAAATTCCGTGTAAGCACTTCATCGGCCGAAAGCATATTGTTCAGCAGCGAAAGCTTCGAAGAAGAAGACGAAACGGAGACCCTAGTCTCCACCGATTCATCATCGGAGATGATGTTCGCCGCCAACTTGGAAGCCATACACGAAACTAGGCAAACAaggcaaaaaaagaagaaacccAAGAAAGTTAAACCCAAACGTTACGCATTGAGGTTTTCTTCGTCGGAGGAGAGTGAATCTCCAGCGAGATTGTCGAGCTTCTTGCAACGTATGGTGCCGTGTACGGTGGAAGGCAAAGTGAGAGACAGCTTTGCGGTTGTTAAGAAATCGGAGGATCCGTTCGAGGATTTCAAAAAGTCGATGATGGACATGATATTAGAGAAACAAATGTTTGATGAAAAAGATTTGGAACAGCTGCTGCATTGCTTCTTGTCCTTGAATTCAAGAGATCACCATGGCGCCATTGTTGAAGCTTTTTCTGAGATTTGGGAAG
- the LOC107909384 gene encoding persulfide dioxygenase ETHE1 homolog, mitochondrial, with translation MGCVTYVTGDGPDQPQPRMAFTGDALLIRGCGRTDFQIFTLPKETLLYPAHDYKGFSVTTVGEEMLYNPRLTKDKETFKNIMENLNLAYPKMIDVAVPANMVCGLQDLEPKAN, from the exons ATGGGTTGTGTTACCTATGTCACGGGAGATGGACCTGATCAACCTCAGCCAAGGATGGCTTTCACAGGAGATGCTCTGTTGATAAGGGGATGTGGGAGGACAGATTTTCAG ATTTTTACATTACCGAAAGAGACATTGCTATATCCAGCTCATGACTACAAAGGATTCTCA GTAACCACTGTGGGAGAGGAGATGCTATATAATCCACGCTTGACAAAGGATAAG GAGACTTTCAAAAACATCATGGAAA ATCTTAACTTGGCATATCCTAAGATGATTGATGTTGCAGTGCCAGCAAATATGGTTTGTGGGTTGCAAGATTTGGAACCTAAAGCCAACTGA